From one Triticum urartu cultivar G1812 chromosome 3, Tu2.1, whole genome shotgun sequence genomic stretch:
- the LOC125542991 gene encoding subtilisin-like protease SBT3.9, translating into MDSRIAFSCCALLLVTLLPLSANASSKLYIVYMGEKKHDDPSAVTASHHDILTSVLGSKDESLKSIVYSYKHGFSGFAAMLTKTQARTLAKFPEVISVKPNTYHKAHTTRSWDFLGLGHNKSPQQTDLLRKANYGEDIIIGVIDSGIWPESRSFDDNGYGPVQARWKGICQTGTAFNATSCNRKIIGARWYSEGINAMHLKGEYMSPRDFSGHGTHVASTIAGGEVQGVSYAGLATGMARGGAPRARLAIYKVLWGPNTAASDASILAAIDDAIHDGVDVLSLSLGGGAGHEFPGTLHAVLRGISVIFSAGNDGPAPQTVTNVVPWVMTVAASTMDRAFPTFISLGNKEKLVGQSLYYNSTLNSDDFKELVHAGSCTEEWLASSNVTGKIVLCYAPREAPSVLPRVELPRTINRTVSAGAKGLIFAQYNMNSLDSLTACKAGMPCVVVDYEIAQKIASYWENTENPIVKVSPTMTVVGDGVLSPRVASFSSRGPSPLYPGILKPDITAPGVSILAAVRGSYVLFSGTSMACPHVSAVTALLKSIHPDWSPAMIKSAIVTTASVTDGFGAPIEAETVPRKVADPFDFGGGHIDPDRASDPGLVYNMDAREYNKFFNCTIGLLHGCESYQLNLNLPSIAIPDLKDHVTVQRTITNVGAVGTTYHAVLEAPAGVVMSVEPSMITFAKGSSTSMTFRVSFTTRRRVQGGFTFGSLTWSDGNTHSVRIPVAVRTVIQDFVADTS; encoded by the exons ATGGATTCGAGGATAGCTTTCTCTTGCTGCGCTCTGCTACTGGTCACACTGTTGCCTCTTTCGGCAAATGCGTCGAGCAAA CTCTACATAGTGTacatgggggagaagaaacatgaTGATCCATCTGCTGTCACCGCGTCACACCATGACATACTAACCTCCGTGCTTGGGAG CAAAGATGAATCCTTGAAGTCGATAGTTTACAGTTACAAACACGGATTCTCTGGGTTTGCGGCAATGCTCACCAAAACCCAAGCTAGGACGTTGGCAA AATTTCCTGAAGTTATAAGTGTGAAGCCTAACACTTACCACAAGGCGCACACAACTCGAAGCTGGGACTTCCTTGGCCTTGGACACAACAAATCACCACAACAAACTGACCTCCTCCGAAAAGCGAACTACGGTGAAGATATCATCATCGGGGTGATCGATTCAG GCATATGGCCTGAATCACGAAGCTTTGATGACAACGGATACGGCCCTGTGCAGGCACGGTGGAAAGGCATATGCCAGACCGGAACAGCGTTCAATGCAACGAGTTGCAATAGAAAGATCATCGGCGCACGGTGGTACTCCGAGGGAATTAATGCCATGCACCTCAAGGGTGAGTACATGTCACCTCGGGATTTCAGCGGCCATGGCACTCATGTTGCCTCGACGATTGCCGGAGGAGAAGTGCAGGGTGTGAGCTATGCCGGCCTAGCCACCGGCATGGCACGTGGCGGGGCACCACGTGCACGGCTAGCAATTTACAAGGTGTTATGGGGCCCGAACACAGCAGCCAGTGACGCGAGCATCCTCGCAGCCATTGACGATGCCATACACGATGGTGTAGATGTCTTATCGCTCTCACTAGGAGGGGGTGCCGGTCATGAGTTCCCTGGGACACTTCATGCTGTCTTGAGAGGGATCTCAGTTATCTTCTCTGCCGGGAATGATGGCCCGGCACCACAAACGGTGACGAATGTCGTGCCATGGGTCATGACAGTGGCCGCTAGCACGATGGACCGGGCCTTCCCAACCTTCATATCTCTCGGAAACAAAGAAAAGCTTGTG GGACAATCTCTTTACTACAACTCTACTCTGAACAGCGACGACTTTAAGGAGCTTGTTCATGCGGGAAG CTGCACGGAGGAGTGGTTAGCGTCAAGCAATGTGACCGGCAAGATCGTGTTGTGCTACGCACCGAGGGAGGCTCCGAGCGTGTTGCCTCGGGTAGAGCTACCCCGCACCATCAACCGTACCGTGAGTGCCGGAGCCAAGGGCCTCATCTTCGCGCAATACAACATGAACAGCTTGGACTCCCTAACGGCGTGCAAGGCCGGCATGCCATGCGTTGTGGTAGACTACGAAATCGCACAGAAAATTGCATCTTACTGGGAGAACACAGA GAATCCCATTGTGAAGGTGTCACCTACCATGACTGTTGTCGGAGACGGGGTGCTATCGCCGAGGGTTGCTTCATTCTCCTCCAGAGGTCCGAGCCCCCTATATCCAGGCATACTCAAG CCCGACATAACTGCGCCAGGTGTCAGCATCTTAGCAGCTGTTCGTGGCTCCTATGTGTTATTTTCTGGTACATCCATGGCATGTCCACATGTCTCTGCGGTGACCGCATTGCTTAAGTCGATTCACCCTGATTGGTCACCTGCTATGATCAAGTCTGcaattgtcaccacag CATCAGTGACCGATGGTTTTGGTGCGCCAATCGAAGCAGAGACGGTCCCGAGGAAGGTGGCTGATCCTTTCGACTTTGGTGGTGGCCACATAGACCCAGACAGAGCCAGTGACCCTGGCTTGGTCTACAACATGGATGCAAGAGAGTACAACAAGTTTTTTAACTGCACCATAGGATTGTTACATGGTTGCGAATCCTACCAACTCAATCTCAATCTCCCGTCGATCGCTATTCCGGACCTCAAGGACCATGTCACGGTTCAACGCACTATCACAAATGTGGGGGCGGTCGGAACGACTTATCATGCGGTGCTTGAAGCTCCAGCAGGGGTGGTCATGTCCGTGGAGCCATCAATGATCACATTCGCCAAAGGTAGTAGCACAAGCATGACATTTAGGGTGTCGTTTACTACAAGGCGGAGAGTGCAAGGCGGGTTTACCTTTGGGAGCTTGACATGGTCAGATGGAAATACCCACTCGGTTAGGATTCCTGTCGCGGTAAGAACTGTGATACAAGACTTTGTTGCGGATACATCTTAA